The Serinus canaria isolate serCan28SL12 chromosome 18, serCan2020, whole genome shotgun sequence region atagattttttggggtttttagaatgggggttcaggaggcaagatggaggaatctgggtgtgtccaacctttctccttcttggcctccatcttctgctgtgatgttggcacttttggattggtttagagtagcatctcactgtctaacacaggtgataggtattgggaagttatggtaaataatgtacacacaggttttagtataaaaagataacactgccccaaGGATGGGCAGTGTGCCTCAACctgacctgccagacagacctcgGCGGGTTGGAGagagaattttatagataagaaacaataaacagcCTTGAGAGTGAGAATagaagagttctgactccttctttgactgctgggctgggaaaagagactttgtgacacatctcggggtcactgtgagcagcaggagtcCCGAGAAGTGACAGCTCAACAGTCAGAGCAGCGGTCAGGTGGAAGAGTTCAGATTGTTGCCTGGTTTCTGGGGATGGGGTGTGCTCACCTCTGCAGGCTGGCTTTGTGGACCAGTTTCCAGTGCTCTCACAGCGGGAATGTTTGGATCCCTCCATCACGAAGCGGGGCTGGCAGCCAAAGGTGACGCTCTCGTTGTAGTGGTACGTTCTGCGCACAGCAAACTCAATGAACCCGTTCTCTATTCCTATCGGAGTGGGGCAGGTGACAGCTGGgggacaaaaccaaacccaaagctTCAGCAGTGCCACGGGTCAAAAAGACAACTATCAACCTGAAAAATGTACAAAAACTTTCACAGTGGGGCACTGCAGCCTCTTTCACAGGAAACACAGCCAGGGGAAAGACAGCttaaaaaccacaacaaataaataaacattacttgttttaaatacatatCCATTGCAATCTGTGGTTTTAACATGACTTAAAAGTGGTGTAATTTAACTAAAAGCAGGGAAGTTTTTAGGACTGAGGGTAAGGCTGGCTGTTTCTTAGGTGAATCTGAGCACTTAGAATCAAATGTTGGCTGCACACTAGAGGCCAGGCTTAGGTTCCCCACTGTGCACCATGTTTAGCAGGGTTTGTTTATCTAACCTTTACACCTGCAGCAAATGTTTTGTCAATCCCATGTTATGTGCCATGGGTTAGCAATCTCCTTGATCCACCAGCCTGAACGATTGCAGAATTCAGCTGCAGAGGAATTGTGCTGTATGTTTGCAATTAcagttgcaaaaaaaattaagatagtGTTGTTCATTTAGTTTTGTATATGCAATTCTCAGGAATGTTTTTCGGTGTGGATAAAAGTGAGTTACTCACCCTTGCACACTGGaatgctgctccaggtgccatTGGCTGTGCAGGTGGCTGTCTCATTCCCAATCAGGGCGAGAGGAGGGACACACTCAAACTGGATGGTGTCCAGGAAATGAGAGACGTTTCCAGGATGGAGGCGACGGAAAGAGAGGACCCCAAATTCCGAGAGCGAGGGAGGCGCACAAGTCACAGCTACAAAAGCACAgcattcagaaaattaaatcttaaAGATCAAATAATTGTGGAATCAGAGGAGCAACTTCTTATGACTAAATGAACCCAGGTGGAATCATAGCTggcaaaatataatttaaatgaaaCGTGTCAGAGGGGCCTCAGAGTGTGGAATTCATGAgttttgctggatttttattttttcagataatATTACTGCTTATCAGTCAAGTGTTTTTGCAGGATAGGTTGTGGCAAAACCCTGCATAAGTACAAAGGCATGGCAATATCCTCTTTTTATACACAGGAAGGAGGAATTTGAGTGGATAAGCATCTTACCTCCAGCTGTAAATAGCATCCCTGATCCCGACCTTTTGTTCAGACCTTTCAACTGTATTTCTCTAAAACCCACACATAGAAAACCAAACATGCAGCATTCTGCTTGATTTTTCCCAACCAGCTTCTGCACAGCACTAGAGGAGACTTCTGAGTAAGAGTATATATCATTCTGAGCAATGCAAAGGAATATTTCTGGAAGAAGAAtaaggatatttattttttattgaaacACATACGTTGACAGTGTGGAAAAGTCCCAGTCCACTTTCCATCTGCCATGCACTGGCTCGTTCTTGACCCCACGAGGTTGTAGCTGGAAACAAACAGACCTGGTTAGCAGAGCAGGGAGATCAATCAAAGATCTGTCATTTCTCAGAAGCAGAATGAAGAATCCAGCTCTGAAATCCTTCTCTAGTTTAACAGTTCCTGACCTCAAAGGAAGTTTAGAATCAGATCTGAACAACTGTTCATATCCAAATATTGCAAAGACCCAGGCAGAGGGCTTGGTACAAGATGTTTTGTTGTTTCAAGTTTATATGCTGTTTTACATATTAATTTCTACAGCTGATTAATTCTATGGATGTATGTAAATAGCAAATATTGATCTGTGATTGCTACTGCAAATGGTATGGTTTCTTATGAGGAGTTCCCAGTTAATTATGGTAATTAGGACCAAATATTGGGAAGAATTCAGTGCTCTTAAGAACTAAAGTCACCGAGGTGCATTGCTGTATTTTAATCCCAGACATTTCAATTTCCACATGCACATTATACACTTCTCTCCCATCCTCTGTATTCACACTATGAACATCTACTCtgagttttaaagaaatactCATCATGTGTCTAGCATTTCAATATCACAcagctgaaaaccaggaaattAGAATTAACAAAATCAAATCAAGTCCCATTGCTACACTGCTGTCacagttgtatttttttattccttatcTTGCTccttttttacagaaagaggTTGTTGAGGCTGTTGACACTTTTCAGTGAGCTCTAGGctgtgtctcacctgtcccCTTCCAGGGAAGCCCTGATTTGTCATTAATTACCCAAGTACAATTAAAGACATGCTACTATCAAATGTTTCCCTGCATTTACCCTAACTACTTTTTTAATGCATCCTTTTTCCTAAAGCTAACGAGTAGTCCTGAGAAAAAGTGCATTTACTGCAGGTAAATTGGGATTAACctcatgttttcatttcctaAGCTTGGGAAGACATGGAAACACAATTTCCAGTCCTCAGAGCCCAACAGCATAACTTTGATGGAGATTATCTACTCTGTGCTGTAGGATTTCATCTCATGATGTAATAAGAGgatttgaaaagcagagaaaagcagtcCAGAATAACTTTTTTGCATAAAATCTCTGctattttggtgtttttttgtatttgtaagaCTTTTCTTTGGAGTAGCAAAGCCCCATAATGTTATAGCCAAGACTGAACAGAGGTGGATCTCCAGACAAGcttttttaatgatttctgaAAGGTAGATGAATTTTTATGTGCCATTTTCAATATTCTCTGTCTTGCAGTATGGCAGTGGGTGATACTAGAATGTGATTTAGGTTGTTTATTTAGTAGCACAAGGAAAGGAACACTTACCCTGGATCACATGAAAAAGTTACAGTACTCTGGTACTGAAGCTCTTCAAAATCCATTTTGCCATTCTGCAGGGGTGGAGGAGGGGGACATCTCTTTgctgtttattaaaaataaaaaaggatcattttatttcatgaggcatgaaataataatttcattatagTGGGAACAAGTAGATCACAAAGGTTCATCCTGGTGTCTTTTACATTTCTCCACTCCCTTGTACTACATTCTGGCTGTTCTACATTTCCATCAAAATACAAGTTTTTGtgtaaacataaaatatttttaacactCAATTGCCTGAGGAATGTAAGTTGTCTGCAGTGAAATGATGGAGATGCTTCTGAGGGATGCAATAAATGCTGGGGTTATGAAGCAGCACGTGTTGTTAGAGAaggagcactgctgggctggggtgaaTGGAGATTCCTCCTGTCCAGCTCCAATCTCCATCCCCATCTGTGAATGTGACATTTGGGAATGAAAAATGTGTCCTACATATGGACAGAACTGGTattaaaatgctgaagaaattCAGACCCTCAAGTGTAGGGTCCAAAGTTTCCAGTGAAAATCCAGGCTCAGTgtaatttctgtttcactgagagctggggctgaagGGCAGGTGTGGCACACAGGTGGGAAGATCCTTTCCATCACCACCTCTCTTCCACACACTGCTGTCCTCCACCAAGTGAGGGAAGAGCCAGTGCAGTGAAATCCACCTGACTCCTGCTGTGGCCTAGGAGATGGCCTTTCAGAGCCtgcccaggggagcaggaggtgctgggtaCTCAcggaggcagagcagggtgttGAAGGCCCACTTGCCCGTCGGGAGGCACGTGTACTTCCTCTGCCCACTGTTGGGCATGAACCCCGGCCGGCAGGTGTACTCCACTTCCTCACCCACTTCATACACCTTTTTGTCTACATTGAGGGTGGCAAACAACACTTCTGGTGGCCTGGGACAGACTGGAGGAGAGGAATTTACAAGAGATTTTGTTTACAAGTTGGAGAGAGGCCAGGCGTGGTCAGGATCTGCTTCAGGTTCTCCAATTAGCAAATTGGAGTTGTTTTGATTTCTCAGCTTGAAGCACAGGATTCTCTCTTGTTATGATTTATAAatctccctgccctgagctttTGTCTTCCTGAGGCAGCTGATGGCTGCCATAAATAttagccagaaaaaaaatatggtattcttctcctcagcagctctACCAATGGTCCCAGTTAGATTTCGTGTCactttttaaactaaaatttaCTTTTCCTCCAAAATAGATTTATGAAGGTGGTGCACAAATTGAGTCAAGCTGTgtcaagggaaatacaggttggatagcaggaaaaagtgttttccagaaaggggatgaagttctggaatgttctgcccggggaggtggtggagtccccatccctgggtgtgtttacCAAAGCCTGGAtggggcactgggggccagggttTGGgtgaggggttggggctgggttggattcgatggtcttggaggtctcttccaacctggtcattctgtgattctgtgaattcaaTTACAGTAAATTGCCTTGGATAGAACAGGGTGAGAAGGACTTAGAAGCAAACAAatgcctttcatttttaatccaAATCTCTTTGGTGGGAAGGTCAGCCTGAAATCAGGTATTTCTTCTTGtaattaaattccttttttttcccaacttttCTGTTCACTGGGGTAGACCCTCTGTTCCatgaggcagctctgcttccccaaCAGCTTTAGCACGGtgacagcaggaacagctcaTCAGCCAGAGGGTGAGAACAGGAGGGAACAGCGAGGGAGGAACGGAGGGTgcagcctgagctcctgctgaggACATGGagagaggctcctgctgccatccaggggagggcacagagggacagggagctcAGGATGGAGAAATAAATGGCAAACACAGGGAGAGGGAATATgagacagagcccagagctcttggcgtgggggaaaggaggagaaaagcgAGGCAGGAGCTGTGCGGGCATGGAGGggtgagcagggatggagcaggttAATTCCTGGCACACACAGTTCCCCCCTGGCACCCAGGCAGCTGGGTCCCACAACATCTGTcagcatttcttctgctttccttcattttatgCTTCTGTACACAGCCACTCACCTCACCACAGGAAGAGACAGAGGAAAGAATGGACAGcgaaaagagaagaaaagctctCAGAGAAAAGCCCTGTTCAAAACACTTGACCAGGATTATCTAAAGGCTTTAAAATCCCGTTGTTTTCCCAAgtttcccccattcccagctcaggatgGGACTGTGCCTAGGAAGTGGAAGGCACTCACCTTTGGACGTGAGAGCGCAGTGGCTCAGAGCCACCAGGCACCcgagcagtgccaggggatgCATCCTGCCAGTCCCCGCCGTCCCGAGTGCCCCCgggccagggctctgcccttaaaaacccacaaaaggaTGGTTACATATTAACTCTTTGTGTTGATTGCCATCCCAGTAAACAGAAGATAAAAGCTTCCTTGTGTGGCTGCTAATAAAGGCTGAAACAAGCATCACATGTTGCTCTGGGGGCATAATGCTGGAATTCAGATGGCAATTTCTGCTCCACACAGGCTCCTCTCTGGTTGCTTCTgcagagcatctcctgctgggaCCCGTGGTGTTGGGGAAAACAGGATCCTCAGCATCTGTAGAGGATGAGGATATCTGGAATGCAAAATTGGGTTGAATAATAGAACTGTCACTCAAAGGCTCGTGCTTGTCACTGGAGCGTGGACGTTTCTGTGTACCAAAGACTCCTGACAGAGCAAAATCATTCCAAGGCAGAATGATCCGTTTTGGAGTGGCATTGGTGTTGGAATGTGCCCCCTGTGAGGTACCAACCTCATGCCAGTCTACACAGATGATGATCTGGCCTGAAACTTGGGACTTCAGGGTCCTGTTTGATCTGATTCCTGTTGCTTTCCAATTACCAGCTaaccaaaagcagcagagacagtgttcagtgccagctctgcaggaaggctgaAATGATGATTCCTGCTCTTATTTGTGACAAGGGAGTCATAAATCAGATTTTGGGGTGGCATAAAGCCTTGTTGTGGCACTGCAAGTTTGGGGCATCGAGTCAGAACGCGACAGGTATCAGCTGAGGTTCTGATCACTGCAGTTCTCCTAATTTAGCAGATTTTAACTGCAGGAGCATCTGAAGAGCAACCAAAATAACATTTGTGTAATGATTGTTCCACAGTTTGGTGTTTCTAATCTAAGTATCCTCCTCCCCTGCTGACTCACAGCCTGTGAGGGGGAGTGAGGGACATTTGAAGCTCTAAGAGAAGTTGGGTTATGTCAAGCTCTAGCTGCTGGGATCTCCAatagtttgtttatttttatgaaatttctCTGTTTGTATTTGAAACATGAATTTTAGCCACAACATTAAACAATTGGGAACATGCTATTCTTCTCAGGAAGAAAACGCTGTCAATGTCCTGCTCGGAGTATTTACCAAATACACAGTGCCGAAGGGCAAAGTACCATGGCTAAACCAACAGAAAAAGATTGacttcattttctgtatttacatCTGATAAATTTTCCATTTGTCACAGcctgctttttcctcctctctttcacAAGGAGCTTTTCCCTTCAAGGCACGCTGCTTTAATGAGCTTTATTTCCTCTGGTTTGAATCCTTCGCTAGATGTGCCCGATGTTTGGATTTTGTCCTTTCCCGTGTTTCAAATCCCGGGAATGGACGGGAACAATTTGGGCCATCTCGGTGCCGCTCACACGCAGTTCCCCCCGTGCCCGGCAGGGGGCGCAACGCGCTCTGCCTTGGACAGGGAATTCCAAAGTTTTCTGTACTAAAAAACGGGGAAAAAAGAGTTAAATTACCTGCACGTTCATCTTCCATCGATTTCCTGCGTGAAAACTTTACCGCTCTTAAAACTGAGGTTTAAAACTGCATGTGAAAGGGACAGGGGAATGAATATTTATCTGTGGAAGGGCATAGTAACTGCCAATGTTGTGATTCTTCTTGAAAACTTATTTCTCTGCAATGAGAAACATCTGAAAGTATGTTACAAATAACTGGGCATGTTCCAGAAACTGGGGAAGGACACTGAGTTAATCACAAGattggagcccctctgctctgagccaggctgggagagctgggggtgctcacctggagaggagaaggatccagggagagctcagagcccctgccaggggctaaaggggctccaggagagctggagagggactgggacaAGGGACggggggacaggacacagggaatggcttcccactgccagagggcagggatggatggatggatggaatactgagaaggaattcctggctgtgagggtgggcaggccctggcacaggtgcccagagcagctggggctgcccctggacccctggcagtgcccaaggccaggctggacagggcttggagcagcctgggacagtggaagtgtccctgccatggctggaggGTGGAtgagatgatccttaaggtcccttccaacccaaactgtcctgtgattctatgagtttttggttctatgattctatgaaaatgtGACTATTTTCATATGGATTCACCTTGGCACAGCATGAGCAAAACCAACCCAGCTCTTGCTGGGATTGTGATTGTGTGCAATTATATACATCAGGTGATCTTCCATCAAATGCAGCCCACTCCTTTCACATGTGAGCTATTTAATATCACAGCTCCTGCAAACCAAAGaatgaagcagaatttgggTTCATCAGAGACCTCATAAACTCAGAGCAGAGTGGTGGTCTCTGCCCAGATAATGTCAAATCCTCAGGAAAGAAAGGGCAGCTGCAAGCAGAGAAAGCAGTGCAGGAGCACTCTGAGGGGATATCAGCCAGCGTGATGGGAGCCTGGAGCATGATGGTGACCTGGGGTTGTGCTAACACAGCCTGATGGGAGAACACGCAGGAGGATGTGAACAAACTGCCTTTGCAGAAGTGGTGCTGCCCAGCTAAAGTGTGAAGGGCAGCAAAGCAGAGATCAAGAGTGAATGTTTGAAAAGGCAGCAATTAAATGATGGAGACTGGCATTGCTGGTTGATCAGATGAATTTTTGCAAGAAACAGGACAGAGGAAGAGGATAAGCCAGAAAAGGCCTTGAAAGTaaaggtaaaaatgaaaaagaaggaagaaaaaatagagaaaaataaaag contains the following coding sequences:
- the APOH gene encoding beta-2-glycoprotein 1 isoform X1 codes for the protein MHPLALLGCLVALSHCALTSKVCPRPPEVLFATLNVDKKVYEVGEEVEYTCRPGFMPNSGQRKYTCLPTGKWAFNTLLCLPKRCPPPPPLQNGKMDFEELQYQSTVTFSCDPGYNLVGSRTSQCMADGKWTGTFPHCQPVTCAPPSLSEFGVLSFRRLHPGNVSHFLDTIQFECVPPLALIGNETATCTANGTWSSIPVCKAVTCPTPIGIENGFIEFAVRRTYHYNESVTFGCQPRFVMEGSKHSRCESTGNWSTKPACRAPCKIPVKKAVVLYNGEKKRVQNDLKDGILHGETVSFFCKNKEKTCAYTVDVACVDGNFTLPACFKERGFFSTLVKKDPSEMKACEDEA
- the APOH gene encoding beta-2-glycoprotein 1 isoform X2, which encodes MHPLALLGCLVALSHCALTSKAKRCPPPPPLQNGKMDFEELQYQSTVTFSCDPGYNLVGSRTSQCMADGKWTGTFPHCQPVTCAPPSLSEFGVLSFRRLHPGNVSHFLDTIQFECVPPLALIGNETATCTANGTWSSIPVCKAVTCPTPIGIENGFIEFAVRRTYHYNESVTFGCQPRFVMEGSKHSRCESTGNWSTKPACRAPCKIPVKKAVVLYNGEKKRVQNDLKDGILHGETVSFFCKNKEKTCAYTVDVACVDGNFTLPACFKERGFFSTLVKKDPSEMKACEDEA